A genome region from Triticum aestivum cultivar Chinese Spring chromosome 2B, IWGSC CS RefSeq v2.1, whole genome shotgun sequence includes the following:
- the LOC123041304 gene encoding transcription factor BHLH6 isoform X2 yields MEADMDMSFDFSWETPNFFEAQVLELGVVDSMYLPAEDSLSGLYSCYDDSSSPDGASSWSMAMTRATRASKNIIMERDRRRRLNEKLYNLRGVVPNITKMDKASIIQDAIAYIEALQEQERQLLAEISDLEPDNCTAAVKAENVASVGSQVEEEGVGLPRRKKMRRTSSASSINDAITSPATYAVEILELEVTNVAEKLSVVSLRHGKPRDAMVKVCGALQSLCLKVITASVTTVAGSMVHTMFVETEGVDGAQTIKEMIKFALHHLK; encoded by the exons ATGGAGGCCGACATGGACATGAGCTTCGATTTCTCTTGGGAGACGCCTAACTTCTTCGAGGCCCAGGTACTGGAGCTCGGCGTCGTCGACAG TATGTACTTGCCGGCTGAGGACTCGCTGTCCGGTCTGTACTCGTGCTACGACGACTCGAGCTCGCCGGACGGCGCCAGCTCGTGGTCGATGGCCATGACGAGGGCAACCCGCGCGAGCAAGAACATAATCATGGAGAGGGACCGTCGCAGGAGGCTCAACGAGAAGCTTTACAACCTCCGCGGCGTCGTTCCAAACATCACCAAG ATGGACAAGGCGTCCATCATCCAGGACGCCATCGCGTACATCGAGGCGCTGCAGGAGCAGGAGCGGCAGCTTCTAGCCGAGATATCCGACCTCGAACCAGACAACTGCACCGCTGCGGTCAAGGCGGAGAACGTCGCCTCCGTCGGGAGCCAggtggaggaagaaggcgtgggcctGCCACGGcggaagaagatgaggaggacTAGCTCCGCCTCCTCCATCAACGACGCCATCACTTCCCCTGCCACGTATGCGGTCGAAATCCTCGAG CTGGAGGTGACGAATGTAGCGGAGAAGCTGTCGGTGGTGAGCCTGAGGCACGGCAAGCCGCGGGACGCCATGGTCAAGGTGTGCGGGGCGCTGCAGTCGCTCTGTCTCAAGGTCATCACGGCGAGCGTCACCACCGTGGCCGGCAGCATGGTCCACACCATGTTCGTCGAG
- the LOC123041304 gene encoding transcription factor BHLH6 isoform X1, whose protein sequence is MEADMDMSFDFSWETPNFFEAQVLELGVVDSLVDCSSMYLPAEDSLSGLYSCYDDSSSPDGASSWSMAMTRATRASKNIIMERDRRRRLNEKLYNLRGVVPNITKMDKASIIQDAIAYIEALQEQERQLLAEISDLEPDNCTAAVKAENVASVGSQVEEEGVGLPRRKKMRRTSSASSINDAITSPATYAVEILELEVTNVAEKLSVVSLRHGKPRDAMVKVCGALQSLCLKVITASVTTVAGSMVHTMFVETEGVDGAQTIKEMIKFALHHLK, encoded by the exons ATGGAGGCCGACATGGACATGAGCTTCGATTTCTCTTGGGAGACGCCTAACTTCTTCGAGGCCCAGGTACTGGAGCTCGGCGTCGTCGACAG CCTTGTTGATTGTTCTAGTATGTACTTGCCGGCTGAGGACTCGCTGTCCGGTCTGTACTCGTGCTACGACGACTCGAGCTCGCCGGACGGCGCCAGCTCGTGGTCGATGGCCATGACGAGGGCAACCCGCGCGAGCAAGAACATAATCATGGAGAGGGACCGTCGCAGGAGGCTCAACGAGAAGCTTTACAACCTCCGCGGCGTCGTTCCAAACATCACCAAG ATGGACAAGGCGTCCATCATCCAGGACGCCATCGCGTACATCGAGGCGCTGCAGGAGCAGGAGCGGCAGCTTCTAGCCGAGATATCCGACCTCGAACCAGACAACTGCACCGCTGCGGTCAAGGCGGAGAACGTCGCCTCCGTCGGGAGCCAggtggaggaagaaggcgtgggcctGCCACGGcggaagaagatgaggaggacTAGCTCCGCCTCCTCCATCAACGACGCCATCACTTCCCCTGCCACGTATGCGGTCGAAATCCTCGAG CTGGAGGTGACGAATGTAGCGGAGAAGCTGTCGGTGGTGAGCCTGAGGCACGGCAAGCCGCGGGACGCCATGGTCAAGGTGTGCGGGGCGCTGCAGTCGCTCTGTCTCAAGGTCATCACGGCGAGCGTCACCACCGTGGCCGGCAGCATGGTCCACACCATGTTCGTCGAG